The following coding sequences are from one Salvia hispanica cultivar TCC Black 2014 chromosome 3, UniMelb_Shisp_WGS_1.0, whole genome shotgun sequence window:
- the LOC125216873 gene encoding cathepsin B-like protease 3, translating to MAAAAASTARIAFFFLVLVLAMIQVIAGNTGSQLKLDRKILQESTVKSINDNPQAGWKAHMNPRFTNYTVGQFKHLLGVKPAREGDLKGISVVTHKEGLELPKNFDARTAWPQCSTIADILDQGHCGSCWAFGAVEVLSDRFCIHLDLNITLSVNDLLACCGFMCGDGCDGGYPIAAWRYFVRTGVVTSECDPYFDHTGCSHPGCEPAYPTPKCEKKCKKENLLWKDSKHFSVNAYRISADPYSIMAEIYKNGPVEVAFTVYEDFAIYKSGVYSHITGDVMGGHAVKLIGWGTTDSGEDYWLLANQWNRSWGDDGYFMIRRGTNECGIEEDVVAGLPSTRNVIKKYGNVDSGRDASV from the exons ATGGCGGCAGCAGCAGCATCGACGGCGAGGATCGCCTTCTTCTTTCTCGTCCTCGTACTTGCCATGATTCAG GTCATTGCAGGGAATACTGGTTCTCAGCTAAAGCTGGATAGGAAGATTCTTCAG GAATCTACTGTTAAATCAATCAATGACAATCCTCAAGCCGGATGGAAAGCTCATATGAACCCTCGGTTTACCAACTATACA GTTGGCCAATTTAAGCACCTTCTTGGAGTTAAACCAGCACGAGAGGGTGATTTGAAGGGAATATCTGTTGTAACTCATAAAGAAGGTCTCGAGTTGCCAAAAAATTTTGATGCACGAACAGCCTGGCCCCAATGTAGCACAATAGCGGACATTCTAG ATCAG GGCCATTGTGGTTCTTGTTGGGCTTTTGGTGCTGTGGAGGTCCTCTCAGATCGATTCTGCATTCATCTCGACTTG AACATCACTCTTTCGGTCAATGATCTCTTAGCATGCTGTGGCTTTATGTGTGGTGATGGTTGTGATGGAGGGTACCCGATTGCAGCTTGGCGATACTTTGTCCGCACTGGGGTTGTAACATCAGAG TGTGATCCTTACTTTGATCATACTGGATGCTCACATCCTGGATGTGAACCTGCATATCCCACTCCCAAGTGTGAGAAGAAATGCAAAAAAGAGAACCTGCTCTGGAAAGACTCAAAGCACTTCAGCGTCAATGCTTACAGAATTAGTGCTGATCCTTACAGTATCATGGCTGAGATTTACAAGAATGGACCCGTTGAAGTCGCTTTCACCGTCTATGAG GATTTTGCTATTTACAAGTCAGGAGTTTATAGTCACATAACAGGTGATGTGATGGGAGGTCATGCTGTCAAGTTGATTGGCTGGGGAACTACTGATAGTGGAGAGGATTATTGG CTCCTAGCCAATCAGTGGAATAGAAGCTGGGGTGAT GACGGATACTTCATGATCAGGAGAGGCACAAATGAGTGTGGGATCGAAGAAGACGTTGTTGCAGGATTACCTTCTACCAGAAATGTGATCAAGAAGTATGGTAATGTGGATTCGGGCCGAGATGCTTCAGTCTGA
- the LOC125216416 gene encoding transcription factor PHYTOCHROME INTERACTING FACTOR-LIKE 15-like has protein sequence MTKTSDYSQTAPNCQDSESSFSGQYNVNGSAMQAIKKRKRAALLHSHKKRKDNKIKKRLWALRSLIPNCTQMDKESVLDEAIVYLKCLQLQLQIMPTYAGLCVPPTPITYPLQLYGLPLAGLTGYRTRLEMPTPQQP, from the exons ATGACGAAAACTAGTGATTATTCACAAACAGCACCAAATTGTCAAGATTCAGAATCATCATTTTCAGGTCAATATAATGTTAATGGATCAGCCATGCAAGCAATCAAGAAGAGGAAAAGAGCAGCACTTCTTCATTCACATAAAAAG agaaaagataataaaatcaagaaaagacTCTGGGCACTGCGAAGCCTGATACCTAATTGCACCCAG ATGGATAAAGAATCTGTCCTTGATGAAGCTATTGTGTACCTAAAATGTCTTCAGCTTCAGTTACAG ATTATGCCAACTTATGCTGGATTATGTGTTCCACCAACACCCATCACTTATCCTCTGCAGTTGTATGGTTTACCTCTTGCCGGATTAACTGGATATCGAACCAGACTTGAGATGCCAACACCACAACAACCATGA
- the LOC125216228 gene encoding thyroid receptor-interacting protein 11-like, translated as MGTNVGRQTDIQEEQMTDRRSLSSNNRYCSQSTKMSVGILVNSISNAKTKDLQEPGAQTVEVGSSSKKNSVRCREGHSPLMEKHVIVEPKNASPWVSTRSFNPKISSSVADKDTERTPSFPATRRTRPTSKILEKASAAHSIKYFAAKSGLGSDVCRQKNSGRENCSVENGNVDTVEHVENLVYSTEQGVQQAKEQVQDKDRKKETGGRESLRIKLWEILGDVSSPNKQPPSLQCEELHLDQEKNRKQSPIRKLNINSDTIESDSQTQISTRPITRSLARMKAARKQGSKTEATNSINRKDCQRNRIFSSKGDLSVGSYGNFVDGSLPSKGEKVIMGMSSRAETNQGVREKDVEERQQSEKSRSIPVEKSMLQKNKVSNASSSTDRRNDVNVEPEKGTKNSSSFEFSLNAMTDRRDVQNSMVVEASKKNLQEDISDSLFKRKRNSLHPQKGIKNNSPFKIPNDQMDVQKSMDVEASKKDLEEDISDSLSKRKRNSVQPKRVTVNNSSFEFPLNARTDQRDVEQSMDVEALKKNLQEDISDYLIIKKRNTMQPKKDTKNNSSFEFPLHAMTDQRDADVKASKKNLKEDISDHPLKKKRNTVHDPSSPPSDIKSRSSLQKSNQEELHDQIPAEKVFNRTGIQSFKSFLSSKSANCGLDVQQEISVGRNKQKNSPKRSIFVKPNMVMDEDSDIQSKSLTDETNSESSEDGSHCKEPEELSPEIRISEKILHNSDKSLDNEKDVGVVGSSPASDSSKGGVQDTSELEMYMEENQEDGLTRAVALFTVALGHVKTKLKSISSRRSADILRTAVEEILLRLQNAESLVKTDVGKLTNLSHSKSKQLETRFQEKQDQLLEIHKRFKIEVTQHLQNCGSLIEDLEEHEIELKRSVEKQGAAHKKLVSQVEQEINAQLEDAESRIMAVQEMARGKMLQLKLAVAECLKHGGLS; from the exons ATGGGAACGAATGTTGGTAGACAGACTGATATTCAGGAG GAGCAAATGACTGATCGTCGGAGTCTCAGTAGCAACAATCGTTACTGCAGTCAATCCACGAAGATGTCTGTAGGAATTCTTGTTAATTCTATTTCCAATGCCAAAACGAAAGACCTCCAGGAGCCAGGGGCCCAAACTGTTGAAGTCGGAAGTAGcagcaaaaaaaatagtgtcaGATGTCGTGAAGGGCATTCGCCACTTATGGAAAAACACGTGATAGTTGAACCGAAGAATGCCTCCCCTTGGGTTTCCACTAGATCTTTCAACCCAAAGATATCTTCTTCAGTCGCAGATAAAGATACAGAACGTACACCAAGTTTCCCAGCCACCAGAAGAACACGCCCCACATCAAAGATATTAGAGAAAGCATCTGCAGCCCATTCCATCAAATATTTTGCTGCTAAGTCTGGCTTAGGATCTGATGTATGCAGACAGAAGAATTCTGGTAGAGAGAACTGTTCAGTGGAGAATGGGAATGTTGATACTGTAGAGCATGTTGAGAATCTGGTATATTCAACTGAACAAGGAGTTCAGCAAGCGAAAGAACAGGTACAAGATAAAGATAGGAAAAAAGAAACCGGGGGCCGTGAATCTTTGAGGATCAAGCTGTGGGAGATCTTAGGAGATGTTTCTTCACCAAACAAACAGCCCCCCAGTCTTCAGTGTGAGGAATTGCATCTGGACCAAGAGAAGAACAGGAAGCAAAGTCCTATCAGAAAACTAAACATTAATTCGGACACTATCGAAAGTGATTCTCAAACTCAAATTTCCACAAGGCCAATAACTCGTTCTTTAGCCCGGATGAAAGCTGCTAGAAAACAGGGTAGTAAGACTGAAGCAACAAATTCTATCAATAGAAAAGACTGTCAACGAAACAGAATATTCTCATCCAAAGGAGATCTATCTGTGGGATCATATGGTAATTTCGTGGATGGTTCTTTACCTTCTAAGGGAGAAAAAGTTATTATGGGAATGAGCTCTCGAGCAGAGACAAATCAGGGTGTAAGGGAAAAAGATGTAGAAGAGAGACAGCAGTCAGAGAAGAGCAGATCAATACCAGTGGAAAAATCAATGTTGCAGAAGAATAAAGTTTCCAATGCCAGCAGTTCCACTGACAGAAGAAATGATGTAAATGTCGAGCCAGAGAAGGGTACCAAGAATAGTTCTTCATTTGAGTTTTCTCTTAATGCAATGACTGATCGAAGGGATGTTCAGAATTCAATGGTTGTTGAAGCTTCGAAGAAGAATCTACAAGAAGACATATCTGATTCTCTgtttaaaaggaaaaggaattCTCTTCATCCACAAAAgggtataaaaaataattctccaTTTAAGATTCCTAATGATCAAATGGATGTTCAGAAGTCAATGGATGTTGAAGCTTCAAAGAAGGATCTAGAGGAAGACATATCTGATTCTCTgtcaaaaaggaaaaggaactCTGTGCAGCCAAAAAGGGTTACCGTAAATAACTCTTCATTTGAGTTTCCTCTTAATGCAAGGACTGATCAAAGAGATGTTGAACAGTCAATGGATGTTGAAGCATTAAAGAAGAATCTTCAAGAAGACATTTCTGATTATctaataataaagaaaaggaaCACTATGCAGCCCAAAAAGGATACCAAGAATAATTCTTCATTTGAGTTTCCTCTTCATGCGATGACTGATCAAAGGGATGCTGATGTTAAAGCTTCCAAGAAGAATCTGAAAGAAGACATATCTGATCACCCTTTGAAAAAGAAACGGAACACTGTGCATGATCCTTCATCCCCTCCTTCCGACATTAAGTCACGAAGCAGTTTACAGAAAAGTAATCAAGAAGAACTTCATGATCAAATTCCTGCTGAGAAAGTATTTAACAGAACAGGCATACAAAGCTTCAAAAGCTTTCTGAGTTCAAAATCAGCTAACTGCGGACTAGATGTGCAACAGGAAATTTCC gtTGGTAGGAACAAACAGAAGAATAGTCCGAAGAGAAGCATCTTTGTGAAACCAAATATGGTAATGGATGAAGACAGTGATATCCAGTCCAAATCATTAACCGATGAGACTAATTCTGAGAGCTCTGAAGATGGATCTC ATTGCAAGGAACCAGAGGAATTGTCTCCTGAAATTCGTATATCTGAAAAGATTCTACATAATTCCGATAAAAGTCTTGACAATGAAAAAGATGTTGGAGTGGTTGGATCTAGTCCAGCATCAGATTCATCAAAAG GAGGGGTACAGGATACCAGTGAGCTTGAAATGTACATGGAAGAGAATCAGGAGGATGGCCTGACCAG GGCTGTAGCACTATTTACCGTGGCTTTGGGTCATGTTAAGACCAAACTGAAGTCAATTAGTAGCAGAAGGTCTGCCGATATTCTGCGTACTGCAGTTGAGGAAATATTGTTACGATTGCAGAATGCTGAATCTCTTGTTAAAACAGATGT GGGAAAGCTGACCAATCTAAGTCATTCAAAAAGCAAACAGTTGGAAACTAGATTTCAAG AAAAACAGGACCAGTTGCTTGAAATACATAAAAGGTTCAAAATAGAGGTTACGCAGCACCTCCAGAACTGTGGCAGCCTAATAGAAGATCTAGAAGAGCATGAGATTGAGCTCAAAAGATCGGTGGAAAAGCAAG GAGCAGCGCATAAAAAGTTAGTGTCACAAGTGGAGCAAGAAATCAATGCACAACTTGAAGATGCTGAAAGCAGAATCATGGCTGTCCAAGAG ATGGCTAGGGGAAAGATGCTTCAACTGAAACTTGCGGTGGCTGAGTGCTTGAAACATGGTGGCTTAAGTTGA